In Cotesia glomerata isolate CgM1 linkage group LG1, MPM_Cglom_v2.3, whole genome shotgun sequence, one genomic interval encodes:
- the LOC123274964 gene encoding angiomotin-like protein 1 isoform X1: MSSIQQTGRFLPFTNNSSNIQRKQLSTQGGLPQSLSGSDTDVSTSNENLSNEERYVIRHTARQEPQGQENQQQQSPSRSSSHKENIPNIQGNLINRNSLKDSLNGSNRNSLKESLNGSNRNSLKDSINGSNRNSLKDNLSNRTSVGSNRSSLDISTSSYNTLIIHNANDENGWSPSGRLSSIVREHGGDVGYLYNEGGGGGGGGGGGGGGKGHSNSPTMQSLTSLPHDERFYEQPNNGGCQEINDIPDDYLNQSQVLKHLAKEVKPYSKLQSGGNNLEIRMREVDRAKQINNEFNDRSQSSYTSILMPAKSKHRLLGPTEKLTLSRSQPDLSRIDKLDFDGYDSPATSPRPQTKGREEVEIATGEIWPPSEMVQIIIQENSALKLELERCYSKVAKSQKLEQEISKVHRAHEELAASCERREKLERAARLRLQNDCRRLTELNRALRDQIDLLSSRSDNPPIVESMRKELTQRELLIGQLITQNKELAASKDRQEIELAAQRATLQEQRTHIDILDTALTNAQGNVVRLEEECRKKQIYVERVGQLQRALSSLQASSDRREETERHLRGQLERELREGGSGSNGHEQSSNGETITELKRRLRERDEKIMSLEGDVAKWEQRYLEESALRQAAIDAASLPKDAKIAALEKTSQDAEKMIAEARSEKMRHMDEVHAAQKKLADLESRMKDLESKLAERDAMIRVLQKHTYDKDSSSSSGMGSYPAVHSSHSSTSADHTGLTGTPELVSRMSSVSSVLGGTSGYGSTGTSYGVTDSYKYRNQGSFEQTNKSLGDQLKELDSQLLSKRALCCFPGFSNPGTTSRKGKISKPLLAGVGHSTGSSSTASSKSRLLDDSGGEPTVAGVGVGVGSGVGGGGGAGEGVNGGGLIEFTSSTSARYNKQGNAVVAVSSRLSDGKPEDMMLLEKQGRSSQRQRMQEGEPRRAGSLPPSSLPRPPRALKSSGNSRYCRLSDTETRKKSDPGPSVIDTIKTTRDSGNCTLEYGRFDSGKGMRRKKSVADAFVPNTLKKPSSGEYERLGEVDRKKMILGGGDVKHRETQGRSLIPPPSRRIGDYGRLSDGDAKATLRKQTGGSSVRGLSTGSMVSSKSGGRDSGGTASSDASTSSLPPTKARSIPRPNNYRIQF; the protein is encoded by the exons ATGAGTTCTATTCAACAAACTGGTAGATTTCTGCCATTTACTAATAACAGCAGCAATATACAGCGCAAGCAGTTGTCGACTCaag gaggTTTGCCACAAAGTTTGAGCGGAAGTGATACCGATGTATCAACatctaatgaaaatttaagcAATGAAGAAAGGTATGTCATAAGACATACTGCAAGACAAGAGCCTCAGGGTCAAGAAAATCAACAACAGCAAAGTCCATCAAGATCTTCCAGTCATAAAGAAAATATACCAAATATTCAa gGTAACTTGATAAACCGTAACAGTTTGAAGGATAGTTTAAATGGATCAAACAGAAACAGTTTAAAGGAGAGTTTAAATGGGTCAAATAGAAATAGTCTTAAAGACAGTATCAATGGATCGAATCGTAATAGTTTGAAGGACAATTTGAGTAATCGAACAAGCGTGGGATCTAACCGTAGTAGTCTTGATATATCAACTAGTTCATATAATACACTCATTATTCATAATGCTAATGATGAAAACGGCTGGTCACCATCTGGACGGTTGTCTAGTATCGTTCGCGAGCATGGTGGCGATGTGGGTTATTTGTATAATGAAGgaggtggtggtggtggtggtggtggtggcgGTGGTGGTGGCAAAGGTCACTCAAATAGTCCGACAATGCAATCCTTAACGAGTTTACCGCATGACGAACGTTTTTATGAGCAACCGAACAATGGTGGATGTCAAGAAATTAATGATATCCCTGATGATTATCTTAATCAGTCTCAG GTTTTGAAACATCTTGCGAAAGAAGTTAAGCCGTATTCAAAGCTCCAGAGTGGTggaaataatttagaaataagaATGCGCGAAGTTGATAGAgctaaacaaataaataatgagtTCAACGATCGGTCTCAGTCGTCTTATACCTCGATACTAATGCCTGCGAAAAGTAAACACAGATTATTAGGGCCTACGGAAAAATTGACACTATCAAGATCACAGCCAGATTTATCGCGAATTGATAAATTAGATTTCGATGGATATGATTCTCCTGCAACATCTCCgcg ACCACAAACGAAAGGTAGAGAGGAGGTTGAAATAGCTACTGGAGAAATTTGGCCTCCATCTGAAATGGtccaaataataattcaagaaAACAGTGCCTTAAAACTTGAATTAGAGCGATGTTACAGCAAGGTAGCAAAGTCTCAAAAATTAGAGCAAGAAATATCAAAAGTTCACCGAGCACACGAAGAGTTGGCTGCTTCATGCGAGCGACGTGAGAAACTTGAACGTGCGGCACGTCTAAGGCTTCAAAACGACTGTCGTCGATTAACTGAGTTAAATCGTGCTTTGAGAGATCAAATTGATTTACTCTCTTCACGATCTGATAATCCACCTATTGTTGAATCCATGCGGAAAGAGTTGACGCAGAGAGAATTATTAATTGGGCAACTTATAACGCAGa ATAAAGAATTAGCAGCGTCCAAAGACAGGCAGGAAATAGAATTAGCTGCACAGAGAGCAACATTGCAGGAGCAACGTACGCATATTGACATTTTAGATACAGCATTAACAAATGCCCAAGGAAACGTTGTACGTTTAGAAGAAgag TGCcgtaaaaaacaaatttatgtaGAGCGAGTCGGTCAATTACAGCGTGCGTTGTCGTCATTACAAGCGTCAAGTGACAGACGTGAAGAGACTGAGCGACACTTACGTGGTCAACTCGAACGCGAATTACGTGAAGGTGGTAGTGGATCTAATGGCCACGAGCAATCATCAAACGGCGAGACAATAACTGAATTAAAGAGACGATTACGCGAGcgagatgaaaaaataatgtcgCTTGAAGGTGACGTCGCTAAATGGGAGCAACGATATTTGGAGGAGAGCGCGTTACGTCAAGCAGCTATTGATGCAGCTAGTCTTCCCaa ggATGCTAAAATAGCAGCTTTGGAGAAGACAAGTCAAGACGCTGAAAAAATGATCGCTGAAGCAAGATCTGAAAAAATGCGTCATATGGACGAAGTTCATGCCGCTCAGAAAAAATTGGCTGATCTCGAATCTCg aatgaaagatctcgagtCGAAGCTGGCTGAGCGAGATGCAATGATACGTGTCCTTCAGAAGCATACATACGACAAAGACAGTAGCAGCAGCAGTGGAATGGGTAGTTATCCAGCGGTACATTCCTCTCATTCAAGCACGTCTGCAGATCACACAGGATTAACAGGCACTCCTGAATTAG TTTCACGTATGTCATCAGTGAGCAGTGTGTTGGGTGGGACCAGTGGCTATGGCAGTACTGGAACGTCCTACGGCGTCACTGACAGCTATAAGTATCGTAACCAAGGTAGCTTCGaacaaacaaacaagagtCTTGGTGATCAACTCAAAGAACTTGATTCCCAGCTACTCAGTAAG CGGGCACTTTGCTGTTTTCCAGGATTCTCTAATCCAGGCACTACGTCGCGAAAAGGAAAAATATCCAAACCACTATTGGCGGGCGTAGGTCACAGCACTGGTAGTTCCAGTACCGCTTCAAGTAAGAGCCGTCTGTTGGACGACTCTGGGGGTGAACCAACTGTTGCTGGTGTTGGTGTTGGTGTTGGTAGTGGTGTTGGTGGTGGGGGTGGTGCAGGTGAAGGAGTAAACGGAGGAGGATTGATTGAATTCACAAGTTCAACATCTGCAAGATACAACAAGCAAGGTAATGCCGTTGTTGCTGTGTCGTCACGTCTGTCCGACGGGAAACCCGAGGACATGATGTTGCTGGAGAAACAGGGTAGAAGTTCACAGAGACAACGTATGCAAGAGGGCGAGCCCCGTCGAGCTGGCAGTCTACCACCAAGTTCATTGCCACGTCCGCCACGTGCTCTCAAGTCCAGCGGGAATTCCCGCTACTGTCGGCTAAGCGACACCGAGACCCGAAAAAAATCAGACCCTGGGCCCAGTGTCATCGACACTATCAAGACAACCCGTGACTCGGGTAATTGCACCCTCGAGTACGGAAGATTCGACAGTGGGAAAGGAATGAGGCGTAAAAAATCGGTCGCTGACGCTTTTGTACCCAACACGCTCAAAAAACCTTCCAGTGGGGAGTACGAACGGCTGGGCGAGGTCGACAGAAAGAAGATGATACTTGGTGGTGGGGACGTTAAACACCGTGAGACTCAAGGCCGTTCGTTGATACCACCGCCTTCACGACGCATCGGTGATTACGGAAGATTAAGTGACGGAGATGCCAAAGCTACGCTCAGAAAACAAACAGGTGGCTCATCAGTTCGTGGTCTCAGCACTGGTAGCATGGTCAGCAGCAAAAGCGGCGGACGTGACTCTGGAGGCACTGCCAGTAGCGATGCATCTACATCTTCCTTACCGCCTACTAAAGCTCGGTCTATACCCAGACCCAATAATTACCGcatacaattttaa
- the LOC123274964 gene encoding angiomotin-like protein 1 isoform X2, which yields MSSIQQTGRFLPFTNNSSNIQRKQLSTQGGLPQSLSGSDTDVSTSNENLSNEERYVIRHTARQEPQGQENQQQQSPSRSSSHKENIPNIQGNLINRNSLKDSLNGSNRNSLKESLNGSNRNSLKDSINGSNRNSLKDNLSNRTSVGSNRSSLDISTSSYNTLIIHNANDENGWSPSGRLSSIVREHGGDVGYLYNEGGGGGGGGGGGGGGKGHSNSPTMQSLTSLPHDERFYEQPNNGGCQEINDIPDDYLNQSQVLKHLAKEVKPYSKLQSGGNNLEIRMREVDRAKQINNEFNDRSQSSYTSILMPAKSKHRLLGPTEKLTLSRSQPDLSRIDKLDFDGYDSPATSPRPQTKGREEVEIATGEIWPPSEMVQIIIQENSALKLELERCYSKVAKSQKLEQEISKVHRAHEELAASCERREKLERAARLRLQNDCRRLTELNRALRDQIDLLSSRSDNPPIVESMRKELTQRELLIGQLITQNKELAASKDRQEIELAAQRATLQEQRTHIDILDTALTNAQGNVVRLEEECRKKQIYVERVGQLQRALSSLQASSDRREETERHLRGQLERELREGGSGSNGHEQSSNGETITELKRRLRERDEKIMSLEGDVAKWEQRYLEESALRQAAIDAASLPKDAKIAALEKTSQDAEKMIAEARSEKMRHMDEVHAAQKKLADLESRMKDLESKLAERDAMIRVLQKHTYDKDSSSSSGMGSYPAVHSSHSSTSADHTGLTGTPELVSSVLGGTSGYGSTGTSYGVTDSYKYRNQGSFEQTNKSLGDQLKELDSQLLSKRALCCFPGFSNPGTTSRKGKISKPLLAGVGHSTGSSSTASSKSRLLDDSGGEPTVAGVGVGVGSGVGGGGGAGEGVNGGGLIEFTSSTSARYNKQGNAVVAVSSRLSDGKPEDMMLLEKQGRSSQRQRMQEGEPRRAGSLPPSSLPRPPRALKSSGNSRYCRLSDTETRKKSDPGPSVIDTIKTTRDSGNCTLEYGRFDSGKGMRRKKSVADAFVPNTLKKPSSGEYERLGEVDRKKMILGGGDVKHRETQGRSLIPPPSRRIGDYGRLSDGDAKATLRKQTGGSSVRGLSTGSMVSSKSGGRDSGGTASSDASTSSLPPTKARSIPRPNNYRIQF from the exons ATGAGTTCTATTCAACAAACTGGTAGATTTCTGCCATTTACTAATAACAGCAGCAATATACAGCGCAAGCAGTTGTCGACTCaag gaggTTTGCCACAAAGTTTGAGCGGAAGTGATACCGATGTATCAACatctaatgaaaatttaagcAATGAAGAAAGGTATGTCATAAGACATACTGCAAGACAAGAGCCTCAGGGTCAAGAAAATCAACAACAGCAAAGTCCATCAAGATCTTCCAGTCATAAAGAAAATATACCAAATATTCAa gGTAACTTGATAAACCGTAACAGTTTGAAGGATAGTTTAAATGGATCAAACAGAAACAGTTTAAAGGAGAGTTTAAATGGGTCAAATAGAAATAGTCTTAAAGACAGTATCAATGGATCGAATCGTAATAGTTTGAAGGACAATTTGAGTAATCGAACAAGCGTGGGATCTAACCGTAGTAGTCTTGATATATCAACTAGTTCATATAATACACTCATTATTCATAATGCTAATGATGAAAACGGCTGGTCACCATCTGGACGGTTGTCTAGTATCGTTCGCGAGCATGGTGGCGATGTGGGTTATTTGTATAATGAAGgaggtggtggtggtggtggtggtggtggcgGTGGTGGTGGCAAAGGTCACTCAAATAGTCCGACAATGCAATCCTTAACGAGTTTACCGCATGACGAACGTTTTTATGAGCAACCGAACAATGGTGGATGTCAAGAAATTAATGATATCCCTGATGATTATCTTAATCAGTCTCAG GTTTTGAAACATCTTGCGAAAGAAGTTAAGCCGTATTCAAAGCTCCAGAGTGGTggaaataatttagaaataagaATGCGCGAAGTTGATAGAgctaaacaaataaataatgagtTCAACGATCGGTCTCAGTCGTCTTATACCTCGATACTAATGCCTGCGAAAAGTAAACACAGATTATTAGGGCCTACGGAAAAATTGACACTATCAAGATCACAGCCAGATTTATCGCGAATTGATAAATTAGATTTCGATGGATATGATTCTCCTGCAACATCTCCgcg ACCACAAACGAAAGGTAGAGAGGAGGTTGAAATAGCTACTGGAGAAATTTGGCCTCCATCTGAAATGGtccaaataataattcaagaaAACAGTGCCTTAAAACTTGAATTAGAGCGATGTTACAGCAAGGTAGCAAAGTCTCAAAAATTAGAGCAAGAAATATCAAAAGTTCACCGAGCACACGAAGAGTTGGCTGCTTCATGCGAGCGACGTGAGAAACTTGAACGTGCGGCACGTCTAAGGCTTCAAAACGACTGTCGTCGATTAACTGAGTTAAATCGTGCTTTGAGAGATCAAATTGATTTACTCTCTTCACGATCTGATAATCCACCTATTGTTGAATCCATGCGGAAAGAGTTGACGCAGAGAGAATTATTAATTGGGCAACTTATAACGCAGa ATAAAGAATTAGCAGCGTCCAAAGACAGGCAGGAAATAGAATTAGCTGCACAGAGAGCAACATTGCAGGAGCAACGTACGCATATTGACATTTTAGATACAGCATTAACAAATGCCCAAGGAAACGTTGTACGTTTAGAAGAAgag TGCcgtaaaaaacaaatttatgtaGAGCGAGTCGGTCAATTACAGCGTGCGTTGTCGTCATTACAAGCGTCAAGTGACAGACGTGAAGAGACTGAGCGACACTTACGTGGTCAACTCGAACGCGAATTACGTGAAGGTGGTAGTGGATCTAATGGCCACGAGCAATCATCAAACGGCGAGACAATAACTGAATTAAAGAGACGATTACGCGAGcgagatgaaaaaataatgtcgCTTGAAGGTGACGTCGCTAAATGGGAGCAACGATATTTGGAGGAGAGCGCGTTACGTCAAGCAGCTATTGATGCAGCTAGTCTTCCCaa ggATGCTAAAATAGCAGCTTTGGAGAAGACAAGTCAAGACGCTGAAAAAATGATCGCTGAAGCAAGATCTGAAAAAATGCGTCATATGGACGAAGTTCATGCCGCTCAGAAAAAATTGGCTGATCTCGAATCTCg aatgaaagatctcgagtCGAAGCTGGCTGAGCGAGATGCAATGATACGTGTCCTTCAGAAGCATACATACGACAAAGACAGTAGCAGCAGCAGTGGAATGGGTAGTTATCCAGCGGTACATTCCTCTCATTCAAGCACGTCTGCAGATCACACAGGATTAACAGGCACTCCTGAATTAG TGAGCAGTGTGTTGGGTGGGACCAGTGGCTATGGCAGTACTGGAACGTCCTACGGCGTCACTGACAGCTATAAGTATCGTAACCAAGGTAGCTTCGaacaaacaaacaagagtCTTGGTGATCAACTCAAAGAACTTGATTCCCAGCTACTCAGTAAG CGGGCACTTTGCTGTTTTCCAGGATTCTCTAATCCAGGCACTACGTCGCGAAAAGGAAAAATATCCAAACCACTATTGGCGGGCGTAGGTCACAGCACTGGTAGTTCCAGTACCGCTTCAAGTAAGAGCCGTCTGTTGGACGACTCTGGGGGTGAACCAACTGTTGCTGGTGTTGGTGTTGGTGTTGGTAGTGGTGTTGGTGGTGGGGGTGGTGCAGGTGAAGGAGTAAACGGAGGAGGATTGATTGAATTCACAAGTTCAACATCTGCAAGATACAACAAGCAAGGTAATGCCGTTGTTGCTGTGTCGTCACGTCTGTCCGACGGGAAACCCGAGGACATGATGTTGCTGGAGAAACAGGGTAGAAGTTCACAGAGACAACGTATGCAAGAGGGCGAGCCCCGTCGAGCTGGCAGTCTACCACCAAGTTCATTGCCACGTCCGCCACGTGCTCTCAAGTCCAGCGGGAATTCCCGCTACTGTCGGCTAAGCGACACCGAGACCCGAAAAAAATCAGACCCTGGGCCCAGTGTCATCGACACTATCAAGACAACCCGTGACTCGGGTAATTGCACCCTCGAGTACGGAAGATTCGACAGTGGGAAAGGAATGAGGCGTAAAAAATCGGTCGCTGACGCTTTTGTACCCAACACGCTCAAAAAACCTTCCAGTGGGGAGTACGAACGGCTGGGCGAGGTCGACAGAAAGAAGATGATACTTGGTGGTGGGGACGTTAAACACCGTGAGACTCAAGGCCGTTCGTTGATACCACCGCCTTCACGACGCATCGGTGATTACGGAAGATTAAGTGACGGAGATGCCAAAGCTACGCTCAGAAAACAAACAGGTGGCTCATCAGTTCGTGGTCTCAGCACTGGTAGCATGGTCAGCAGCAAAAGCGGCGGACGTGACTCTGGAGGCACTGCCAGTAGCGATGCATCTACATCTTCCTTACCGCCTACTAAAGCTCGGTCTATACCCAGACCCAATAATTACCGcatacaattttaa
- the LOC123274964 gene encoding trichohyalin-like isoform X3, with protein MSSIQQTGRFLPFTNNSSNIQRKQLSTQGGLPQSLSGSDTDVSTSNENLSNEERYVIRHTARQEPQGQENQQQQSPSRSSSHKENIPNIQVLKHLAKEVKPYSKLQSGGNNLEIRMREVDRAKQINNEFNDRSQSSYTSILMPAKSKHRLLGPTEKLTLSRSQPDLSRIDKLDFDGYDSPATSPRPQTKGREEVEIATGEIWPPSEMVQIIIQENSALKLELERCYSKVAKSQKLEQEISKVHRAHEELAASCERREKLERAARLRLQNDCRRLTELNRALRDQIDLLSSRSDNPPIVESMRKELTQRELLIGQLITQNKELAASKDRQEIELAAQRATLQEQRTHIDILDTALTNAQGNVVRLEEECRKKQIYVERVGQLQRALSSLQASSDRREETERHLRGQLERELREGGSGSNGHEQSSNGETITELKRRLRERDEKIMSLEGDVAKWEQRYLEESALRQAAIDAASLPKDAKIAALEKTSQDAEKMIAEARSEKMRHMDEVHAAQKKLADLESRMKDLESKLAERDAMIRVLQKHTYDKDSSSSSGMGSYPAVHSSHSSTSADHTGLTGTPELVSRMSSVSSVLGGTSGYGSTGTSYGVTDSYKYRNQGSFEQTNKSLGDQLKELDSQLLSKRALCCFPGFSNPGTTSRKGKISKPLLAGVGHSTGSSSTASSKSRLLDDSGGEPTVAGVGVGVGSGVGGGGGAGEGVNGGGLIEFTSSTSARYNKQGNAVVAVSSRLSDGKPEDMMLLEKQGRSSQRQRMQEGEPRRAGSLPPSSLPRPPRALKSSGNSRYCRLSDTETRKKSDPGPSVIDTIKTTRDSGNCTLEYGRFDSGKGMRRKKSVADAFVPNTLKKPSSGEYERLGEVDRKKMILGGGDVKHRETQGRSLIPPPSRRIGDYGRLSDGDAKATLRKQTGGSSVRGLSTGSMVSSKSGGRDSGGTASSDASTSSLPPTKARSIPRPNNYRIQF; from the exons ATGAGTTCTATTCAACAAACTGGTAGATTTCTGCCATTTACTAATAACAGCAGCAATATACAGCGCAAGCAGTTGTCGACTCaag gaggTTTGCCACAAAGTTTGAGCGGAAGTGATACCGATGTATCAACatctaatgaaaatttaagcAATGAAGAAAGGTATGTCATAAGACATACTGCAAGACAAGAGCCTCAGGGTCAAGAAAATCAACAACAGCAAAGTCCATCAAGATCTTCCAGTCATAAAGAAAATATACCAAATATTCAa GTTTTGAAACATCTTGCGAAAGAAGTTAAGCCGTATTCAAAGCTCCAGAGTGGTggaaataatttagaaataagaATGCGCGAAGTTGATAGAgctaaacaaataaataatgagtTCAACGATCGGTCTCAGTCGTCTTATACCTCGATACTAATGCCTGCGAAAAGTAAACACAGATTATTAGGGCCTACGGAAAAATTGACACTATCAAGATCACAGCCAGATTTATCGCGAATTGATAAATTAGATTTCGATGGATATGATTCTCCTGCAACATCTCCgcg ACCACAAACGAAAGGTAGAGAGGAGGTTGAAATAGCTACTGGAGAAATTTGGCCTCCATCTGAAATGGtccaaataataattcaagaaAACAGTGCCTTAAAACTTGAATTAGAGCGATGTTACAGCAAGGTAGCAAAGTCTCAAAAATTAGAGCAAGAAATATCAAAAGTTCACCGAGCACACGAAGAGTTGGCTGCTTCATGCGAGCGACGTGAGAAACTTGAACGTGCGGCACGTCTAAGGCTTCAAAACGACTGTCGTCGATTAACTGAGTTAAATCGTGCTTTGAGAGATCAAATTGATTTACTCTCTTCACGATCTGATAATCCACCTATTGTTGAATCCATGCGGAAAGAGTTGACGCAGAGAGAATTATTAATTGGGCAACTTATAACGCAGa ATAAAGAATTAGCAGCGTCCAAAGACAGGCAGGAAATAGAATTAGCTGCACAGAGAGCAACATTGCAGGAGCAACGTACGCATATTGACATTTTAGATACAGCATTAACAAATGCCCAAGGAAACGTTGTACGTTTAGAAGAAgag TGCcgtaaaaaacaaatttatgtaGAGCGAGTCGGTCAATTACAGCGTGCGTTGTCGTCATTACAAGCGTCAAGTGACAGACGTGAAGAGACTGAGCGACACTTACGTGGTCAACTCGAACGCGAATTACGTGAAGGTGGTAGTGGATCTAATGGCCACGAGCAATCATCAAACGGCGAGACAATAACTGAATTAAAGAGACGATTACGCGAGcgagatgaaaaaataatgtcgCTTGAAGGTGACGTCGCTAAATGGGAGCAACGATATTTGGAGGAGAGCGCGTTACGTCAAGCAGCTATTGATGCAGCTAGTCTTCCCaa ggATGCTAAAATAGCAGCTTTGGAGAAGACAAGTCAAGACGCTGAAAAAATGATCGCTGAAGCAAGATCTGAAAAAATGCGTCATATGGACGAAGTTCATGCCGCTCAGAAAAAATTGGCTGATCTCGAATCTCg aatgaaagatctcgagtCGAAGCTGGCTGAGCGAGATGCAATGATACGTGTCCTTCAGAAGCATACATACGACAAAGACAGTAGCAGCAGCAGTGGAATGGGTAGTTATCCAGCGGTACATTCCTCTCATTCAAGCACGTCTGCAGATCACACAGGATTAACAGGCACTCCTGAATTAG TTTCACGTATGTCATCAGTGAGCAGTGTGTTGGGTGGGACCAGTGGCTATGGCAGTACTGGAACGTCCTACGGCGTCACTGACAGCTATAAGTATCGTAACCAAGGTAGCTTCGaacaaacaaacaagagtCTTGGTGATCAACTCAAAGAACTTGATTCCCAGCTACTCAGTAAG CGGGCACTTTGCTGTTTTCCAGGATTCTCTAATCCAGGCACTACGTCGCGAAAAGGAAAAATATCCAAACCACTATTGGCGGGCGTAGGTCACAGCACTGGTAGTTCCAGTACCGCTTCAAGTAAGAGCCGTCTGTTGGACGACTCTGGGGGTGAACCAACTGTTGCTGGTGTTGGTGTTGGTGTTGGTAGTGGTGTTGGTGGTGGGGGTGGTGCAGGTGAAGGAGTAAACGGAGGAGGATTGATTGAATTCACAAGTTCAACATCTGCAAGATACAACAAGCAAGGTAATGCCGTTGTTGCTGTGTCGTCACGTCTGTCCGACGGGAAACCCGAGGACATGATGTTGCTGGAGAAACAGGGTAGAAGTTCACAGAGACAACGTATGCAAGAGGGCGAGCCCCGTCGAGCTGGCAGTCTACCACCAAGTTCATTGCCACGTCCGCCACGTGCTCTCAAGTCCAGCGGGAATTCCCGCTACTGTCGGCTAAGCGACACCGAGACCCGAAAAAAATCAGACCCTGGGCCCAGTGTCATCGACACTATCAAGACAACCCGTGACTCGGGTAATTGCACCCTCGAGTACGGAAGATTCGACAGTGGGAAAGGAATGAGGCGTAAAAAATCGGTCGCTGACGCTTTTGTACCCAACACGCTCAAAAAACCTTCCAGTGGGGAGTACGAACGGCTGGGCGAGGTCGACAGAAAGAAGATGATACTTGGTGGTGGGGACGTTAAACACCGTGAGACTCAAGGCCGTTCGTTGATACCACCGCCTTCACGACGCATCGGTGATTACGGAAGATTAAGTGACGGAGATGCCAAAGCTACGCTCAGAAAACAAACAGGTGGCTCATCAGTTCGTGGTCTCAGCACTGGTAGCATGGTCAGCAGCAAAAGCGGCGGACGTGACTCTGGAGGCACTGCCAGTAGCGATGCATCTACATCTTCCTTACCGCCTACTAAAGCTCGGTCTATACCCAGACCCAATAATTACCGcatacaattttaa